A genomic window from Lotus japonicus ecotype B-129 chromosome 1, LjGifu_v1.2 includes:
- the LOC130733295 gene encoding mitochondrial fission 1 protein A-like — MAKLEAKLGMIVDSVGQFFSGKDQLPWCDSDIIAGCEREVAEAGKQSSDELLKECLLRLSWALVHSKRPQDVQRGIAMLEGSLPGTDDPVQQREKLYLLAIGHYRSGDYSRSRDLVERCLMIAPDWRQAVTLKKTIEDKITKDGVIGLGIAATAAGLIAGGIAAAVSRRR; from the exons ATGGCGAAACTGGAAGCGAAGCTTGGGATGATCGTGGACTCGGTGGGTCAATTCTTCTCCGGCAAAGACCAATTACCTTGGTGCGACTCTGACATCATCGCT GGATGTGAAAGAGAGGTTGCTGAGGCTGGGAAGCAATCCTCTGATGAGTTGCTGAAAGAGTGTCTCTTGCGTTTATCATGGGCTCTTGTTCACTCTAAACGACCTCAAGATGTGCAACGTGGGATTGCCATGCTTGAAG GATCTTTACCTGGTACAGATGACCCGGTTCAGCAAAGGGAGAAGCTATATCTTTTAGCTATTGGTCATTATAGAAGCGGGGATTATTCAAGGAGTAGGGATCTCGTGGAGAGGTGCCTAATG ATTGCACCCGACTGGAGGCAGGCAGTGACACTTAAGAAGACAATTGAGGATAAGATCACAAAAG ATGGTGTCATCGGCCTTGGAATTGCTGCGACTGCTGCAGGACTGATAGCAGGTGGGATTGCGGCTGCCGTGTCTCGAAGAAGGTGA